From one Vanessa tameamea isolate UH-Manoa-2023 chromosome 9, ilVanTame1 primary haplotype, whole genome shotgun sequence genomic stretch:
- the LOC113394995 gene encoding uncharacterized protein LOC113394995 → MATVFDSPFIRQRLHRLRHRDFELEEDQRFGRCDCTSYSYFVLSMVLFSVGTVITVLALGDADGYILSNLGHMWLVGPIFICSGMMVAVKSMLYLRRKSVIQMLLHQRAIIRDMASVQAEQAYVGQVPRSPSSATLPPSYDALISSAAISKPQPSSSELPPPTYDEAMYLIDEEKYNLDQKTVNSPKQETSHQTDSNIDVNKP, encoded by the exons atggCTACCGTTTTCGATAGTCCTTTCATTCGACAACGTTTGCATCGTTTGCGGCACCGTGATTTCGAATTAGAGGAAGATCAAAGATTTGGACGATGTGATTGTACGAGCTATTCCTATTTTGTGCTGTCCATGGTGTTATTTTCAGTTGGTACCGTTATCACAGTATTAGCATTAGGAGATGCTGATGGATATATTCTGAGTAACTTGGGACACATGTGGCTTGTGGGACCTATATTTATATGCTCTGGAATGATGGTCGCTGTTAAAAGCATGTTATATTTGAGGAGAAAAAGTGTTATTCAAATGCTTTTACATCAACGTGCTATTATTAGG GATATGGCAAGTGTACAAGCTGAACAGGCATATGTAGGTCAAGTCCCTCGATCACCATCAAGTGCAACTTTACCACCTTCCTATGATGCTCTAATATCAAGTGCTGCAATTAGCAAACCGCAGCCTTCTAGTTCAGAACTTCCACCACCAACATATGATGAAGCAATGTATTTAATCGATGAAGAAAAATACAACTTAGATCAGAAAACTGTTAACAGCCCTAAACAAGAAACCAGTCACCAAACTGATTCAAACATTGATGTCAACAAACCCTAA
- the LOC113394994 gene encoding UDP-N-acetylglucosamine transferase subunit ALG14 homolog yields MGVILYLAMSIIAAFITRVFFLFHKILRSDCQLISPNSYLRTIYCIGSGGHTTELLRLMSHLDSKKFQPRLFILAKNDISSEVKIQEAVDGSDDYTLYRIPRSRNVKQSYISSVFTTIYATLSTIPILYKFKPDVIFCNGPGTCIPVCLVSFLMRCFFILDCRIVFIESFCRVQTLSLSGIILQYFADIFIIQWPQLRHVCFRAKYFGRLT; encoded by the coding sequence ATGGGTGTTATCTTATACTTAGCAATGAGTATAATTGCGGCGTTCATTACGAGAGTGTTCtttctatttcataaaatattaagaagtgATTGCCAATTAATTAGCCCAAATAGTTATTTAAGAACAATTTATTGCATCGGGTCTGGTGGGCATACGACAGAATTGTTGAGACTCATGTCTCATTTAGACTCGAAGAAGTTTCAGCCACGACTATTCATTCTGGCAAAAAATGATATCAGTAGTGAAGTAAAAATACAAGAAGCGGTGGATGGATCTGATGATTATACCTTATATAGAATACCCAGAAGTAGAAATGTTAAGCAATCATATATATCATCTGTATTCACAACTATTTATGCAACTCTTTCTACAAttcctattttatataagtttaagcctgatgttatattttgtaatggtCCTGGAACATGTATACCTGTTTGtttggtttcttttttaatgagatgtttttttattttagactgTAGAATAGTATTTATTGAAAGTTTCTGCAGAGTTCAAACACTGTCTCTATCTggcataatattacaatattttgctgatatatttataatacaatggCCACAGTTAAGGCATGTATGCTTCAGAGCTAAATACTTTGGTAGATTAACAtag